In Papaver somniferum cultivar HN1 chromosome 9, ASM357369v1, whole genome shotgun sequence, the genomic stretch ACTGTTGacgcaaattagggtttaggggATGCGCGACCAACCCCTTTTGGGTGAGAGCTTCGAAGCGTTGAGCGTTCGTTCGACCAGGTCGATCGCCCATGTACAAAGGTGGGTTGTCGGTGAGCATGCTTACATCTCCTGGGCCACCAAAAATTAGATCTATGCCACTTAATTTGGatggcaaagatggatggtcgtgatcgttttgcggcagtaatgtgttgtcgcaaagcaattttagggtttttaaaacaGCGTGTTCACGCTACTTTGGGCGAGCGTTTTAATGCTCTCTGGTCTTGCTggggacaggtcgatcgaccaagggagagctCGGGACGATGGTGAACACATCGGTATCTCTTTGATCGCTCGAAATACGATCCAAGTCGTCCAACTAAGCCGGCTAAGTTGGATGGACACGATCGATCTGCGACAGTTTTGTACtgccgcgacccaaattagggttttgaacacagcgtgtttgctcgagtttgggcaAACGGTTGAGCGCCCTATAGGCTTGCCGCAGGCGAGTCGATTGACAAAGAGGgaagttgggccgccaatgaatACGTTGGCACTTCCTTAATCGTTCGTAGgaagatccaagccgtccaactaggctggtaaAATTGGACATCCATGATGTATTTAAGACCCTTTTTAacagtcttagctcgtttgagctcgtTTTTTATGTAGCGCAAACACCCATGTTCGGGTTGGTGTTTGAAGCGCTTGTGGATGAGAAAAATagaactcgatcgactagggcattaGTGGCCGTCggtggtcactatggtgattgcctagttctgctaaGAGTAGTATAAGCTTGTTAAATCacgtggccaaatcgtgtggccgtgattattttttgagactgatatgaacaatCCAGATTTTCATTTATCgaataaatatgtgttcgatcgcgctaactttaattaaaaaagtGTGTGAATGCATTGATCTCTTTGTCATAGAGCGATGTGgcttgagtatttttgtgcagatcccaatactggcacttcgggagattcatgctactctgctgagagtgagcattgattgtcatgtcatgtcaatattgagagttcggctgggaacatagcatatgcaaatagcaagtcatgcattagttaataatgtcgGTAGAAAATACAATTcgtagaatatttgggattgctactacgagCACCAttttgagtgaatttcatatttatactgagttgctcaatagatatatatataagcaaaaatatttgaacactcattactttcaaatgacctttattcctttgcaggattacAACGCTAACTATAGGGTTTTACgactttgaccctgaactaaaaaccaccataaacaactattaatcacaaagaagtgtattgatgacgatctactcaactaatcaatccaatttatcacaaagatataccgattatagttggatccctttccatccgaaacaagtattgtgcacaccaaatattatgaacccaaaaagtcttcttgtcttcaaatcttctttaatctttaatcaacacctgcacacaatcaacttgaatctcttgtgatcaatcacacatagaacggagtctgttaacgttggattatcacaagacgtctttagatctacaaacaatctaaagatctccgtcgaaacttcgatctagtttgagtgaatcttatatcagaagagaagattctcaagcataaacaaactaggtgcaatcaaagttcaacaatcgttagtcaatcaaatcaatcgaaaactaataataaaccgcaattatctagtttcccacaaacggtactaataaagcttctcaatcccaaagaagtctttaaaccgggcagtcgtaagagatttctcctaattaggttactttcctctccgaataggcggttccaccagtaacaacacaactaggtagttttgctggctctaaggattagtttgctagaaatgcaaacttcaacatttatagacaaggaagtttggaaaccaaggaatttccaaaaccgaatattctcaaagatatgcaataaacacaaaatcggttttcataattcttagaaatgcactgtccaaatattgaccgaaatcccaagaaaaaaatctataatcagtaaatgcacattactaattattattttcgaaagatatgcatttaattgttggatattaaatagcatataaaaactaagaaaccttaattaaaagattctcaatttatttcgatcctgggattctcctttagctattaaggaatatctttgaacaattacggataagagttactgcacatgttcaaagtatgtcgacatctttactttgcaagtcctttttcatacttacaatcttggaaacgattttccgaacttccaaacaagtttagaattggttcgtctgaattccaagaactatgtgattgattatcctatcaaatcaccaattatgggtttctcggttctaccaaaacaagttcggttctatctccatgtgagtattgtgcatagtcacgctagttaccaaaattaggttgactaggtactaggatcggttccccacaacttatggtaactacttgtattcggttgcacatgtccataggatcggttcccccaaaactaaaaacttggtgcacatgttcataggatcggttcccccatctactaaaaacgtgtttcacctcttacaaggatcaattacctCTTCAAAATTtgatgcacctcttactaggatcggttccccaatgactagataaaagttgttatttacaaggcatcgagcataccatcttgagtgattacttaagatcggtttcactaataaaagtcataccaatacataagtcaggccttgtgaatagttttaccaagatacataaacaagtttatgagcggttatactaaacacacatattggtaattcaaaatagatttgcaatgaataacaataccaataagcctagggatttctctttcgattcaaaaaacgagtttatgaacttacttcctttaaacgaatgtaaaacattgtttcctaggatgaaatcttcactcatacccatacataatcacaataacattcatatgatcatgtcgatgtcttatatacaaagtttaatggttaagcaccaaacctcgtattgtattctttaatactatgtctaactagagtttcatatacagcttcgcagttatgttttcaatatgcacgacttgaaagatacattagggaaagaaacagttccggtcaaatattactaactaagaggaaggatgatgttgtcgttgtagctccatacttcttcacattcttcaagtcttcatgtaatacttttaagtctcatatcctaacactttcaagctaacctatacgaagttgactctagtatataatcaagcgactctttaaatgagttttgattcactaaaatatgacaaccaaacttgacataccaacgcttggtgggttcaaccgagatatgctctaacataaactaGAGTATCCAATTTTTCATACTCGTAATACTTATTGTGCTACTAAAATTAACACTATTACTATGTGATTCCCAAAAGTGGGAGTAGTCGACCTATCTGATACGTacatataaataatatattaTGGTCTAGAAGTACCATATAAGAATATATTACATGCATTATCTTGTTGTTctaacttttgttttgcaggttacacTTTTAAAGGCTAAAATTTATTTTATGGTAAATATGATTTTACTAAAGGCCTTtgattgttatttctgaatttaaAGCGTCAAACTAAATTTAGTGTGCAACAGATGGAGGATCTAAATGCGATGTGCATAATGTCGATGGTACACCCGGCGCAAAGACCTGCAGTCAATCCTCTATAAACCGCGAATAGTAAAGCAGTTTTCTGAAAGCTGTATAATGTTTGCACCACCAACCGCTTTAAGAAAATTATacttcagggggagtaaactcgtagaatctCCTTAaacgtgttgtactctttttcattcgtcaaggttttgtcccgcagagttttccttgtcaagggtttaacgaggcagcatatgcgtgtccaacaccATCGTTCGACAATGTCCTTTGTACTCTTTTCCTCTGGTCAGGTTTCATCCACATGGCTTTCCTGATgaggtttttaatgaggcaacatacgTATCGACGTCAAGATTATTATGAATATTAGGCGCTCAAGTTTTCTCCCAAGTGGTGTTCTAGCGTAGCATTTCCCAAGTGATTTTCCAAACGTAACTCTGATGGAGGAAATACTTCATGGCGGTGATAAACTTCACTCTaaactcaggttttgtcccaagtggttttccgaCAAAGAAGAAAATTAATGGTAGAGACCGCCCTCATTTCTGAGCTTTAAGTATTCAGTTTTTGCCCAAGCGGGTTTTCCAGGCGTAACTTTGGAAAAGAGAGAAAATTTACGATAAACACCATTTGAAAGCTACCACAGTCTCGACCAATTTTTTTTACCGTACTTGGATTTGTTTCCGGCAAAGTCTTTGACGAGGAAACAAATTTTTGCTCGGATTTTATCTCATCAAAATTCAGTCGATAATAAAGCAATGTTACTAGGCATCACCACAACACTTGCAGCGGAAAATTGGGCCATGCACATCGCTTCTAAAACGGCGACTGAACGAGGATGGTCAAAGGTTCAATTTGAAACGGATTCGAAAAGTTTAATGAGATTTATAACCTCGGATACCGACGCCCCATGGTATATATCTAATCTGGTTGTAGAGATCAAACAAAGGCTCACCCAAATCCAGCAATACACCATTAGACACATctacagagaaggaaatcaagcggCAGATGGTTTAGCAAATCGAACAACGGATGACTGTTCCATAAGGAGGCTCACAACCACCATATGGGAACACGCAATTCCGCAGTCTATAAGTTTTATTGTAATAGCAGACTCTATGGATATTACGTATCCCGTGTAATTTCAGTCTAATTTAATAAAtttcatgtttcaaaaaaaaatccaaaaaaaagtaTTGTGTATCGAAGAATCTAGTGGTTGACCTACCGGTTCACCCTTGCAAAGATAAGGCTAAACATATTCATCTTATAGATAAATATTATATCAAATTTAATCATATACTACCATATGAGTATACAGGTGTTAGTCATGTATTAATTTCATATGTCGACCTAATGTTTAGGGGAGGCCACAAATAGCCGCAAAGCCCTTTGTTTATAATATGAGACGTACACTTTAGAAATGAAATAAAGCAACAAGATTTCCCCTCCATTTTTCGTTTTTATACTTTTGAAATTAGCATTATCACTATTGTATTAGCCATGTATATGACTTCCATATACCAATGTCAAAGCTATTGAGTGCTCATGTTACTGCATAAAATTATGTGGTCGACTTATCgtacaaaattttcaaattttggaatATATCTTTGCTATTATAATGAAAAgagctcaaataggtgtttttgaCAAAAATAACCATACGTATAAATGAAAATCATAAATTATTTGAGGACAAGTTTGTCAAATGTTTGCCCGTAACCGACACCTATGTAGCTCGAATTTCCAAGGAACTAAGTTTTCAAAATTCAAACTGAAATCCCCTTCTCTCTTTTTTCATCAGCTATTCCTTTCTATCAACCTCAATATTCATTGTCCTTCTCATCTTCTCCAGATCTACATACACCTTCACTACCAGATAGCGTTTCAAGATTATATGTCGCTTTAGTTGCTTCTTATTGTCGTTATGGTTAGGATTTTTATGTGTGCGAAGGGTTTGTCTCTTCCTAAAGTTCTAAACCTCAATCTCCCATATATGTGTGTTTAAAATTAACCAAATCTACGTTTTTCCATCTAATGTGCAGTGCTGGAGTATGAGTGAGTTAGACAGGAGGCCGCATCAATAACAACATTCAAGCCGATAAGTTAAGATAAAACTTCGATCTTATTTGATTaaatttctcgaatttcaacaaattattaatgagattcttgcagaaggtatggtcattgatgagacgtttcaagtatctgcagtgattgagaaattaccatcttcttggtcggaGTACAAGACAAAGCTGAGACATGAAACTGGTGAGATCAATATGGTTGAATTGGGaaagaagattcaagttgaagAGATGTTGTGCACCAAAGACAAGAACGTGTCATCTGCAAGGGACATGGAAAACAAAGCTCATATGTCTGAACACAAGTCATCCAAAGCTGAAAAAGGTGACAACAACAATCGCAACTCGAAGCATGGACCtaacaagaaaggtatgtttcgtaaaccaGAATCGAGCATTATTAAAATTAAGGGTCCTTGTTGGGTGTGTGGAAATACTggtcatatggcagttcactaTAGACAATGTAAGGACAAGAAgaataatgctaacttggttgagaaGAACAAAGACgagttttctgctgtagtgtctgaagttaatttggtgaccaatgtgatggactggtgggtagactctggagctaccaagcatgatTGTGGGAATATagacatgttcacctcctaccagaagGTAGGGGAAGGCAAAAAACTcaatatgggtaactcatctgcatcagaggttgcaggaaaacgAAAGGTCAGTCTGAAACTCACATCTGGAAAGACTCttacattgaatgaagttcttcatgttccagacatctgcaataatcttgtttctttttatgttttagatgataagggttttaaagttacaatttagtctggaaaacttatagtaactaaggggaattattatgtgggtaagggttataagactgggggtctatataaacttaatgtaacttgtcctgaattgaaattgaatgattcttctgcttacatatGTGTGTCATTGAACGTTTgacatggtagacttggtcatgtaaattataaattaatgcgtaaactggctagcgtaagctgcatacccaaattcactttagataaaaatcataagtatgagatttgcgtagaatccaagcatgctaagaaatcattcagtaagaatgtccagagaaactctAAACCCTTATATTTAATCCACTCATACCTAGTTGATATGAATTCAGTTCAAATAAGAGGTGGTAAGATATGGTTTATTATTTTATAGATTATTGTACGAGGTACTGCCATGTTTACTTACTTAGAGGaaaggacgatgccttagaagactttaagatatataaaagtGAAGTCGAAAACCAAtagaatactaccattaaaactattaggtctgaccgtggtggtgaataTGAAATTCCCGCAGGAGATTTCtatgaagaacatggcataatacatgagactacaaccccttattcacctcaatccaatggtgtagctgaacgtaagaaccgtacccttaaggatatgatgaatgccatgttgattagttcatgattaccttcgaatttgtggggggaggctatcctctcagccaattacatcctgaacaagtaccctttaaaggatcagataaaagtccatatgagttatggaaaagaaaaccatcttatgattacttcaaagtgtgggggtgcttggcaaaggtggccatccctcctcctaagaaaataagataggacccaaaaccgttgattgtgtttttatagggtatcctgagcattctagtgctcataggtttatggttgtgagttctgaaatttctgacatagggttgaatactatcatggagtctagggatgctgagtttttgagaatttttcctatgaaacgtgattctcgaaagagatgtttagatgatcccctagaatttacatcatagtcagtcattacctttagaggaagatgaaccagaaatagaacctagaagaggtaaaagggttaaaactatgaaaacctatcctggttgcattacatacctagccgagtctgatcctcagacttaaagaagccatgacttgtcctgaagctccgtggaaagaagcttcaattagtgaaatggattccattcgagaaaacggtacttttgaacttgtagatttacctccagggtctaaggccataggttgtaaatggattttcaagagaaaacgtaataaatggaactattgaaaaatacaaggctaggttggtagcgaaaggctaaacagatagaaggtatagacttctttgatacatattcaccagtaagtagaattagctccattaggatgttaattgctatagcttctgtccataacctacagatacatcaaatggatgtaaagacagcgtttttgaatggtgaattagatgaagaaatttatatggaacaacccgaaggatttgtagttaaaggttgtgagaagaaggtttgtaaactgaagaaatctttgtatggattgaaacaagcacctaaacagtggcatgagaaatttgatcatgtgatgatttctagtggttttagaattaatgaatctgataagtgtgtttatactaaacttgtcaaggattgtgtgattgtatgtgtatgttgatgatatgcttatactaggtacaaacatggatgttattaataccactaagaaaatgttgaatgagaactttgacatgaaagacttaggccccgctgatgtcatattagggatgaagattagaaaaacttctaatggctatagtctgagtcagtctcattatgttgaatccatacttaagaaatataatcagtttgactgtaaacctgtttgcactccatatgattcttgcaaactcatgaagaataagggtgtaggtgttaaccaacttgaatactcaagagtcataggaagtctgatgtatttgatgaattgtacgagaccagacattgcttattgtgagtaggttaagcaggtatacttgtaatccagggcagacattgggatgcacttaatagagtgagtacttgaagtacacaatgaccttttgtttgaattacgaagggtaccggccgtccttgagggattttgcgatgcgaactggatagcagactcagaggagtctaagtctacgagtggatatgtattcactctagcaggtgcgtctgtatcttggaagagttccaaacagacatgtatagctcgctcaactatggagtcggagtttattgcgttagataaagcaggagaggaggccgaatggctaaaaactttttagaagatattcctctctggcataggcctgtgccagctatatctatacattgtgacagcaaatctgcaataggtagagctaaaaatagcttctacaatggaaagtctatacatatgcgtagaagacatgattctttgaaattactaatctcaacaggcgttatttccatagattggacaaggtccaaggagaatatcgcggaccctttgacgaaaggcttgtccaaggagatagttagtaaagcatcgaaggggatgggacttaggctcaataattaaacttgccatgaaggatactcaaccttgctgattggagattccaagatcaaggtttcgaatgagacaactaatttatggtaggtaaaggtaaacactataagagaatttcattctctgtcactTCCCTATGGTggtgatgtgatagtgtgactgcatgtggaggatgacttttaaataagtcttaatgagttccatagtttcaatttaatattGAAGTGGGGtatagcagtaaacactcttgatggagctcacctatctgaatgtggaagtggggtcgcttcctatgagaattgagccgattctctagagcattctgagaaacaggatatgtccagggccaaattggacaaaacgacacgaacttagcaacgccaggaggatatcatgcgtggttgtTGTCGCGAATTATACCAAATGCTATCAGTTCAAGACTAGGTTCACTGTTTAGCAAGTAGTtctggtaacttctcactaagtaagggttcaagacctcatggacacctttgcctaaatggtattttccttattcttattttttttttttcgttttttcgagatttcattcatgtggtggattgttggagaaaaatgagttaaataaaagtgttttggtcttggtgtggtttgatctagtGACATATGGGTCCAAGGATACTTGCTcattttatgagtgaatgaatctctctttagtcccacattgggtataatagagaaggagctccactatataaccatattcttatggatatattgtaaaacaatgtgggtggagcgggtgggaaaaaatacatattttgacccatgcgataaggGCGTATgtcatgcaccaagtcccttttgtACACAGATTTCTTTTTTGGCGAGctttctttagaaaattaattccaaaattaattcttaagagttttatttatgggtaaattcttttacgtgttttacttgattttgaagaaaaccaaaacctaacttgatttgcaagtatttcatcctataaatacaactcgaaattctgttttcaaaacatacaagaagcaattctttttattatcttcttcctttgtttgtgcggcgtttttactttccatccccgttgatgAGTTCGAAAAGAGGGTAACTTGTGTTGTGCTAACTCAATttttatcgggcagtcttatcctggacacatcttcgctgtgaggggtttagcattactcaactcgagtatacccgcgaactaatgtgttaaggacaacttgttgaacctgtgattctgccctcgtcaAGTTATTTCGGTAGAGTTGTTTCGGATtagttctttacatattattttgatACGTCTAACGTGTTGTTCATTGATGCAGGATCCCAACaacttaacacattattattccttgtaacaatgggaaagaacgacttTGAaaaaccacagaagtttaacggaaaggatttcaagagatggcaatcgaagatgttgttttatctgaGCCATCATGaattggattatgtacttgttccaactGAAGAATTAATGAATGCTGAAGTTTTGAAAGAGGAGGAGCTCGCGTATAACAAGAGGTCGAATTTTCTGgctaaaaatcatatcatgattggtttggaagatgcgatgtatgatttttacaacgcTAAAgataatttcagtgcttatgatttgtggattgCGTTAGAAGCGAAGTACCAAGCTGAGACGTCAGggagaaagaaatttctggtggcgaaatTTATGgatgttgttgatcaatttctcgaatttcaacaaattattaatgagattcttgcagaaggtatggtcattgatgagacgtttcaagtatctgcggtgattgagaagttaccatcttcttggtcggaGTATAAGAAAAAgctgagacatgaaactggcgagatcaacatggttgaattgggaaagaagattcaagttgaagagatgttgtgcaccaaatacaagaaCGTGTCATCTGCAAGGGACATGGCGAACAAAGCTCATATGTATGAACACAATTCATCCAAAGATGAAAAAGGTGACAACAACAATCGCAACTCGAAGCATGGACCtaacaagaaaggtatgtttcgtaaccAGAATCGACCATTATTAAAATTAAGGGTCCTTGTTGGGTGTGTGGAAATACTggtcatatggcagttcactgtagacaacgTAAGGACAAGAAgaataatgctaacttggttgagaaGAACAAAGACgagttttctgctgtagtgtctgaagtttATTTGGTGaacaatgtgatggactggtgggtagactctggagctaccaagcatgtttgtgggaacagagacctgtccACCTCCTACCAgaaggtaggggaaggcgagaaactctatatgggtaactcatctgcatcagaggttgcaggaaaagaaaaggtcggtctgaaactcacatctggaaagactctcacattgaatgaagttcttcatgttccagacatctgcaaaaatcttgtttcttattttgttttagatgataagggtttttaAGTTACAATTGAGTCtagaaaacttatagtaactaagggcaatgataatgtgggtaagggttataataCTGGGGGTCCatataaacttaatgtaacctgtcttGAATTGAAAtcgaatgattcttctgcttacatgtgtgtgtcattgaacgtttggcatggtagacttggttaTGTAAATTATAAATCAATACATAATTTGGCTAGCGTAGGATACATaaccaaattcactttagattaaaatcataagtgtgagatttgtgtAGAATCCgtgcatgctaagaaatcattcagtaagaatgtccagagaaactaTAAACCCTTATATTTAATCCACTCAGACTTAGTTgatatgaagtcagttcaaacaagaggtggtaagaaatggtttattacttttatagatgattgtgcGAGGTACTGCCATGTTTACTTACTTAGAGGAAAGGACGATGCCttaagcctttaagatatataaaagtgaagtagaaaaccaattgaatactaccattaaaactattaggtctgaccgtggtggtgagtatgaaATTCctaggagatttctgtgaagaacatggataATACAtgaactacagccccttattcacctcaatccaatggtgtagctgaacgaagaaccgtacccttaaggatatgatgaatgccatgttgattagttcaggattaccttcgaatttgtgggggaggctatcctctcagccaattatcctgaacagagtaccctttaaaggatcagataaaactccatatgagttatggaaaggtagacaaagtgtgggggtgcttggcaaaggtggccatccctcctcctaagaaaaagataggacccaaaaccgttgattgtgtttttatagggtatcctgagcattctagtgctcataggtttatggttgtgagttctgaaatttctgacatagggttgaatactatcatggagtctagggatgctgagtttttgagaatgtttttcct encodes the following:
- the LOC113312651 gene encoding uncharacterized protein LOC113312651 codes for the protein MLLGITTTLAAENWAMHIASKTATERGWSKVQFETDSKSLMRFITSDTDAPWYISNLVVEIKQRLTQIQQYTIRHIYREGNQAADGLANRTTDDCSIRRLTTTIWEHAIPQSISFIVIADSMDITYPV